DNA from Chrysemys picta bellii isolate R12L10 chromosome 13, ASM1138683v2, whole genome shotgun sequence:
aagtgtgatttggccttcctgatttcactcctgcacgcctgagcaatatttttatactcctccctggtcattggtccaatcttccacttcttgtaagcttcttttttgcgtttaagatcagcaaggatttcactgtttagccaagctggtcgcctgccatatttactattctttctacacatcgggatggtttgttcctgcaacctcaataaggattctttaaaatacagccagctctcctggacccctttgcccttcatgttattctcccaggggatcctgcccatctgttccctgagagagtcaaagtctgcttttctgaagtccagggtacatattctgctgctctcctttcttccttgtgtcaggatcctgaactcgaccatctcatggtcactgcctcccaggttcccatccacttttgcttcccctactagttcttctctgtttgtgagtagcaggtcaagaaaagctttgcccctagttggttcctccagcacttgcaccaggaaattgtcccctacactatccaaaaatttcctggattgcctgtgcaccgctgtattgctctcccagcagatatcagggtgattaaagtctcccatgagaaccagggcctgcgatctagcaacttctgctagttgccagaagaaagcctcgtccacctcatccccctggtctggtggtctatagcagactccaaccacgacatcacccttgttgctcacacttctcaactttatccagagactctcaggtttttctgcagtttcataccggagctctgagcagtcatactcctctcttacatacaacgcaactcccccaccttttctgccctgcctgtccttcctgaacagtttatatccatccatgacagtactccagtcatgtgagttatcccaccaactctctgttattccaatcacatcatagttccctgactgtgccaggacttccagttctccctgcttgcttcccaggcttcttgcatttgtgtataggcacttaagataactcgttgattgtccctctttctcagcatgagacaggagtcctcccctcttgcactctcctgcttgtgcttcctcccaggatcccatttccccacttacctcagggctttggtctccttcccccggtgaatctagtttaaagccctcctcactaggttagccagcctgctggcgaagatgctcttccctctcttagttaggtggagcccgtctctgcctagcactccttcttcttggaacaccatcccatggtcgaagaatccaaagccttctctccgacaccacctgcgtagccattcgttgacttccacgattcgacggtctctaccccggccttttccttgcacagggaggatggacgagaacaccacttgcgcctcaaactcctttatccttcttcccagagccacgtagtctgcagtgatctgctcaaggtcattcttggcagtatcattggtgcccacgtggagaagcaggaaggggtagcgatccgagggcttgatgagtctcggcagtctctccgtcacatcgtgtatcctagctcctggcaagcagcagacctctcggttttcccggtcggggcggcagatagatgactcagtccccctgaggagggagtccccgaccaccaccaccctcctcctcctcttgggagtggtggtcgtggaacccccatccctaggacagtgcatcttttgccttccaatcggtggagtcgccttctgctcccttccctcagatgggtcatctagtccactctccgcattagtacctgtagagagaacatggaaacgattgctcacctgtatttccattgctggtgcatggacgctcctctttctccttctggaggtcacatgctgccaaacctcctcacaatccttctgtccctgctgcgcctgctctgaatcttcagaacattgcggccgtagaagcatctcctgacgtctgtccaggaaatcttcattttcccttatgcaactcagagtcgatactcgtttctccagccctcgaaccttctcttccaatatggagaccagcttgcactttgtacagacaaagtcgcttctgtcctgtggaagaaagacaaacatggcacaacctgtgcaggttacaacagctgatggctcaccttccatatcaccgtcctcttaagagcttcctcaactgttgcaggaactactcagagaaacctgcagatgaaagcctcagtgagctctccccacgcgaactcccaggcaaactcccgctgttagcctctgctgttcgctggttcgctgctgactgcccttatataccagtcaggcccacttcccaccactgcatgaaacaattaacctctcattaagccaatttagttttaggctggctgagtttgttttttttaagatgtccactcagtccttgttccaaggttttaacaatGGCCAccgagttttgggatctccctgagttagcctagaccatttttccagaaatttacaggagtccggacccttcctaaaactgagccggcgttcctttagggaactgtcccgacttagacgtctgatttccaatacaggaggactttacacacacgaATCACATAAGAAGGAAATttgggttcgtcagagcgatgcccggtgcaacacacaaaaggaaccCACAACCTACTGACTcgatcgcccttgctttcacaccaagggttttacccaaggtgcggtgcggctgtgattgtgcagatttcactcactcagaccgcggggacaggaaccccttggtcagccgatccccggacggagatggcacccagactcaaacactccacaggaggacggatagacacagagacaggacagtcctcagtccggacaaaacacagaaataattacctgaccagattcctgatgccAGATcctgggatccctaccagaacagagtgggaaccaacaggttcaatggcgtagacctcactgtggttgtgcacccttccgttcaggaggaggactgctcgcccaaatgcccaggtgccggctaccacggtcgtcctacaaaaacggtcaggaatcacacagccccagtgaagacggttgccatctcggtggaacctccaaattgtcaaagttagactcaggactcatagtttgtcagaccactctgttttattagcacagcgctctgctaatacattcagataatgtgagcctccatgcaagattcaaacagtcttatttatacagataaaaggatgcaaactaaacaaagggacagagagagcaaaattgtaaaatatgcatggagcacaatatgcataacctgcttccttgttaactcttatcaatctaaggccttgtctacactacgagagtagttc
Protein-coding regions in this window:
- the LOC135975277 gene encoding uncharacterized protein LOC135975277 isoform X1 gives rise to the protein MPLAGLGAGAGDSQRPPLVRSAAAAMGDGDVNSNLLIARSPGDAQLDRAVGQWLSWDKDRSDFVCTKCKLVSILEEKVRGLEKRVSTLSCIRENEDFLDRRQEMLLRPQCSEDSEQAQQGQKDCEEVWQHVTSRRRKRSVHAPAMEIQVSNRFHVLSTGTNAESGLDDPSEGREQKATPPIGRQKMHCPRDGGSTTTTPKRRRRVVVVGDSLLRGTESSICRPDRENREVCCLPGARIHDVTERLPRLIKPSDRYPFLLLHVGTNDTAKNDLEQITADYVALGRRIKEFEAQVVFSSILPVQGKGRGRDRRIVEVNEWLRRWCRREGFGFFDHGMVFQEEGVLGRDGLHLTKRGKSIFASRLANLVRRALN
- the LOC135975277 gene encoding uncharacterized protein LOC135975277 isoform X2 translates to MGDGDVNSNLLIARSPGDAQLDRAVGQWLSWDKDRSDFVCTKCKLVSILEEKVRGLEKRVSTLSCIRENEDFLDRRQEMLLRPQCSEDSEQAQQGQKDCEEVWQHVTSRRRKRSVHAPAMEIQVSNRFHVLSTGTNAESGLDDPSEGREQKATPPIGRQKMHCPRDGGSTTTTPKRRRRVVVVGDSLLRGTESSICRPDRENREVCCLPGARIHDVTERLPRLIKPSDRYPFLLLHVGTNDTAKNDLEQITADYVALGRRIKEFEAQVVFSSILPVQGKGRGRDRRIVEVNEWLRRWCRREGFGFFDHGMVFQEEGVLGRDGLHLTKRGKSIFASRLANLVRRALN